CGCGGATCGCGTCTTCACCGCGCTCAAGACGGAGTACGTGGACGGGCCCTGAGGGCCCGCGGGGGGCAGCCAGCCATGAGCATTCGCCGCAGTCTGAAGAAGCAGGCGCTGGGCGTGTCGCAGAAGGCGATGGAGAAGCTGCTGGCCGACGAGAAGCGGGCCATGGCGGTCGCCCAGGCGCTCGGCTCCGTGCAGCGGGGCAAGCAGGCGCTGGATCGCGGCCAGGAGGAGCTGATGCGGGCGCTGAGCTTCGCGACCCGAAGCGACTTCAAGGCCGTGGGCAAGAAGCTCTCCGGCCTCAAGCGCCGGCTGCGCGAGCTGGACGAGCGGCTGGAAGAAATCGCGCGCGAATAGCCGTTGACAGGGGACACGGCGGGTGGCATCTAGCCACCCGTCGCTTCGTCAGGGGCGCATAGCTCAGCGGTAGAGCACTGCCTTCACACGGCAGGGGTCCCAGGTTCGAATCCTGGTGCGCCCACTCCGACGACTTCCCGATGACCGCAATCGGGCGCATAGCTCAGCGGTAGAGCACTGCCTTCACACGGCAGGGGTCCCAGGTTCGAATCCTGGTGCGCCCACACGACAGAGGCCGTGAGTCCCCAGGGGCTCACGGCCTCTTCGCTTTTTGGGCACCCGGGTGCCTCCCGCCGTGACGCTACTCCGCCGCCTGCGCGGGCTGCCTGGGCGAGGCCAGGGGCTTGTCCGCCTCGGCCCGCTCCAGCGCCCGCGCCTTCAGCAGCGAGGCCACGATGGAGCCACCCAGCAGCAGCGCGATGACCCCCAGCGAGAGCGCGGGCGGCACCTTCACCACGTCCACCAGCGCCATCTTCGCGCCCACGAACACCAGCACCGCCGACAGGCCCACCTTCAGGTAGGAGAACTTCTCCACCGCCCCCGCCAGCACGAAGAAGAGCGAGCGCAGGCCCAGGATGGCGAAGATGTTCGAGGTGAAGACCAGGAACGGATCCGTCGTCACCGCGAAGATGGCCGGGATGGAGTCCAGCGCGAACAGCACGTCCGTGAGCTCCACCAGCACCAGCGCCATGAACAGCGGCGTGGCCAGCTTCTTGCCATTCTCCACCGTGAAGAAGTGATCCTTGTCGAAGCGCGGCGTGGAGGGGATGGCCCGCCGCGCCAGCTTCATCACCGCGCCGTCCTCCGGGTGCTCCTCCTTGTTGCGCTGCAGGAAGAGCTTCACGCCCGTGAGGATGAGGAACGCGCCGAAGACGTAGATGAGCCAGTGGAAGCGCTGCAGCATCGCCACGCCCGCGAAGATCATCACCGCGCGCAGCACCAGCGCGCTCAGGATGCCCCAGAAGAGCACCCGGTGCTGGTACAGCGCCGGAATCTTCAGCGCCGAGAAGATGACGACGAAGACGAAGATGTTGTCGATCGACAGCGACTTCTCGATCAGATAGCCGGTGAGGAACTGCATGCCCGGCGTGGCGCCGAACTTCCACCAGATGCCCAGGTTGAACACCAGCGCCAGCGAGATCCACACCCCGCTCCACGTCAGCGCTTCCTTGAACTTCACCTCATGCGTCTTGCGGTGGAAGACGCCCAGGTCCAGCGCCAGCATCAACAGCACGAATAGGATGAACCCCGCCCACAGGGCGGGGCTGCCTACACTCTGCATTTCCATGAGTGGATGTCTTTCTTTTCGAAGGGTATGGGTATTCGTCAGCGGGCGAAGGGCAGGGCGTCACCGCTCCAGCCCCGGGCGGCGGGCATCCGCATGGCCTGCTCACGCAGCCGGCGCACGCGCTCCTCCGTCCGAGGGTGCGTCGAGAAGAGCGACAGGATGCTCTGCATGCCCGCGAAGGGGCTCACGATGAACAGGCTCGCCGTGGCCGGACGCCCCTCCACCGGCAGCGCCATGGCCCCGGCCTCGAGCTTGCGCAGCGCGCTCGCCAGCGCCTCCGGATCTCCGGAGAGCTCCCCGCCCGTCTGATCCGCCAGGTACTCGCGCGAGCGCGAGATGCCCAGCTGGATGACCGTGGCCGCGAGGGGCGCCACCAGCGCCAGCGCCAGCGTCTGCAGCGGAGAGAGGCCCTCGCCCTCGTCCTCGTCCCGGCCCAGGAACATCGAGCCGAACATGCCCACCGCGTGCGCCATGTACGTCACCGCCGAGGCCACCGCCGCCGCGATGGTGGACACCAGGATGTCCCGGTTCTTGATGTGCGCCAGCTCGTGCGCCAGCACGCCGCGCAGCTCCCGCTCGTCGAGCACCTCCAGGATGCCCGCCGTCACCGCCACCACGCCGTGCTCCGGGTCACGGCCCGTCGCGAAGGCGTTCGGCTGCGCCTCGTTCATCAGGAAGACGCGCGGCTTGGGGATGCCCGCCCGCGCCGACAGCTCCTCCACCATCCGGTGCAGGCCCGGCGCTTCCTGGGGGCTTACCTCCTGCGCCCCGTGCATGCGCAGCACCAGCTTGTCCGAGTAGAAATAGGCTCCCAGGTTCATCGCCAGCGACAGCACCAGCGCGCCGAGGAGGAAGCCCTTTCCCAGCGCGGCGCCGATGCCGATGAGCACCACCGACAGCACGCCGAGCAGCAGGAGCGTTTTGATCTGGTTCTTCATGCTCCTTTAATTAAAGGTCCATCAATCATTCGGCAAATAGGTAATCAGGTCACAACCCTTCGGAAAAATCGAAGTGTGGCGAGGGCCCGTCGCCTCGTGTGCAGGGCGGACAGGCGAACATGAGGCCTGGACCTGGGAACGGGATGATGGAGTGTCGCCTTGTGTTCAGGGGCCCGAAACCGGCTGGACCCGAATGTCCACCGGGCTCGTGAGCACCTGGCCGGTCCCGGGAGCGGTGAGCGGGCGTGGAGTCATCCGCGCCGCCCTGTCTCCGTGATCGGGAGTGCTCGACGGGGCGGCACCGCGCCCTCCGTCGTGGACTCCCCGCCTCACGGCCCCCTCGCATGGAGATTCCATCGTTGATTCGCTACCGACTTCTTTCCGCCCTCTGCGCCTCCTTCCTCCTGACGTCGGCCGCTGGCTGTGACCCGGCGGAGCAGATGCCGGGCTCGCGGACGCCCCCCAGCCTGAATGGGGGAGACATGGGTGGAGACCTGCCGGACGACCCGGGGACCGCGACGCCTGCTCCCACTCCTTCCCCCAGCGCTCCACCGTCCGTGCCCGCTCCCGCGCCGGCTCCCACGCCGGGTCCGGCACCTGCTCCCGCCCCCACGCCGGCCCCTGCCCCCGCGCCCGCTCCGGCGCCCTCATCGGCCACGGATGTCTTCGGCGTGAAGATGATCTACCCGACGAAGGCGGGCGGCGAGACGTGGTTCCTCAAGGACGCGGCGCTGACGGACACGCGCTTCGATCCGCAGGACCCCATCACCCGCAACGCGGATGGCTCCTGGAAGATGAAGAGCACCCAGGTGCGCATGCACGCGCTCACCTCCACCGGCTATGACTCGAAGAAGATTCCCACGTATGACCGGGACGTGCTGGCGAGCCGCGGCTACATGCAGGCCGCCAACGACTGGAAGAACGTGGAGATGACGGGCTTCGTCAAGGTGAACGCCGTCAGCGACGCGAGCGACAACTTCGCCTGGTACGCGCGCGGTGGCCGTCACACCGATGGCCTGGAGTGCGAGGGCTCCTCGTACAAGGGCAGCCTGCACTACGACGGCCGCGTGCGCTGGCAGAAGGAGTCCTGGCACGTGAGCTACGACCAGACGGCCTACAAGACGGGCACCACCGCGCTCAAGGGCCGTTGGGTGGGCTTCAAGTCCATCATGAAGAACGTCCTCTCCAACGGGAAGCCCGCGGTGAAGCTGGAGCTGTGGCTCAACGAGAACGCCGACAAGGTGACGTGGAAGAAGGTCTACGACACCCTGGACTCCGGCCAGATGGGCGGCAATTCCACCAACTGCGGTGGCTCCGTGGACGCCATGCCCATCACCTGGGGCGGCCCACTGGCCACCTTCCGCTGGGACAGTGCCTCGGACGTGGACTTCAAGTGGCTGAGCGTGCGCGAAATCACCGAATAGGTCGGGTGGGTGGAGCCCACCTCGCATGATGGGTCTGGCGCGGGGATTTCCGCCGTCCCCGCGCCTTTTCCATGCACGGTGCGAGACTTCTGCCCGCTGTTGAACCGGAGGCTCGCACTCGGGGGCAGTGGCCGGAGTTGCTCCCCCATACCAGCCTTCCGGCTCCACTGGCGCTTCGTGCGCGAGCGCCAGAACTCGCGGGGGATCCATTCATGCAGATCACGTTCCTCGGGCATGCTGGCTTTCTGATCGAAACCCAACACGCCCTGGTGGTCGCCGACCCGTGGTTGTCTCCTCATGGGGCTTTCGACTCGGCATGGATGCAATTTCCGCGCAACCATGACCTCGCTCCCCTGGTGCGCGAGAAGCTCGAGCACTCGCCCAAGGAGCGCTTCCTCTACATCAGCCACGAGCACAAGGATCACTACGATCCCGACTTCCTGCGCACCCTGACGAAGCGGGACTTCACCGTCGTCATCGGCCGCTTCCGCCGCACGGCGCTCCGGGACGAGTTCGTGGCCTATGGGGCCAAACGCATCATCACCTGCGAGGACTCGCAGGAGGTGCCCTTCAAGGGTGGCTACCTGAAGCTCTACCTGACCGACTCGGGCACCAACCGGGACTCGGCGCTGCTGGTCCAGGCCGATGGGCAGTGCTTCCTCAACCTCAACGACTGCAAGATTCACGATCGGCTGCCGGCCCTCGTCGCGGAGGAGGGGCCCATCGATGTCTTCACGGCCCAGTTCTCGGGCGCCATCTGGCACCCCACCTGCTACGACTACTCGCGCGAGGATTACGCCGAGCACTCGCGGCAGAAGCGCGGCAGCAAGTTCGAGGCGGTGGCGCGCGCCATGGAGACGGTCCGGCCCCGGGTGTACCTGGCCTCGGCCGGCCCCGCGTGCTTCCTGGATCCCTCGCTCTTCCACATCAACCTCGAGCCGGTGAACATCTTCCCCCGCGCCTCGGAGCTCTTCACCTTCCTCCAGCACCGGCTGGCCGGGAAGACGCCGCGCCTCCTCGAGCCCATGCCCGGGGATGTGCTCGACGCGGGCCTCGGAGAGATGGTCACGCTCGCCCCCGAGCGCGTCACCGACGAGAACGTCTCGCAGTACCTGCGCTCCTACGCCGCGCTCCAGACGCGGGTCTTCCGCGAGCGGCGGCGCAATTTGATGCTCGAGGAGGTGGATCGCATCCACGAGCGGCTCCGGGAGGAGATGCAGCAGAAGCTGGAGGCCTTCTCGCTGGCGGACCGGGTGATGACGCCTCTGTACATGGGCCTCATCGAGCTGCCCGGGCAGCTCATCCGCGTGGACTTCCGCTCGCGCCGGGTGGAGGTCGTCAGCGAGGTGAGGGATCTGAGCCGGTACACGTTCATCTCGAGCGCGGCGGACATCGTGCGCGTGCTGGATCGCAAGCTGAACTGGGAGGACTTCCTGCTGTCGTTCCGCTTCCGGGCCTCGCGCTCGCCGGATGTGTATGACGCCAGCCTGCATAACTTCCTCGCCGCCGAGATCGAGGACCTGCGCGCCATGTGCGACACCACGCTGGCCACCGAGTCGCGCAAGGAGCGCACCGTGGTGACGGCCGGCGGGATGCGCTACGCCGTCAACCGGTACTGCCCGCACCAGGGCGCGGACCTGCGCGAGGGGTGGGTGGAAGAGGGACGCTACCTCGTGTGCCCCCGCCACCGCTGGCGCTTCGATCTGCAGGAGGGTGGCAGCTGCGGCACCAACGGGTGCTCCATCAAGGCGGAGTGCCTCGGGAAGGAGAAGGACGAGGACTCGCGTGGGGCCACGGTGGAACAGCGGCCCGGGATGTGAGTCTGGTGTGAATCCCTCCGCATCCTTCCCTCTCCCTTCGGGAGAGGGCCGGGGTGAGGGTATTTGTCACCGTGCTTTGGATCCGTGAGTGGGTGGGAACCCGGGTACACCCGAAACCCTCACCCTGTCCCTCTCCCGAGGGGAGAGGGGAAATGGGTCACGGCGTGGAGAGCAGTTCCACGTCGAACCGGCCGTTGTCCGTGCGCAGGCCCACCGGCCCGTCGAAGGTGAGCGCCTCCGCTGGCAGCTCTCCTTCCCAGACCGTGCTCCCGTCCACCCGCACCCTCAGCTCCGCGCCCTGGAGCTCCGCTCGCAGGGTGTGGCTGCTTCCCGGTTCGAGCCCGGGCACCGCTCCCTTGCTCCGCGGTTTCACCGTCCGGTAGCCCCCGTTGCCGCAGTCATCCGAGCGGGACATCCCCGGGTTGTGTTTCATCGACACCACCAGGCCCGCCTTCGGCTCCAGGCGCCACATCACGTAGACCACGTTGCAGCCGTCCCTCGCCCGCAGCTTCAGCCCCACCTGCCGTCGCAGCTCCCCCGATTGCAGCGGTTTCTGCTCGCGCGTGGCCCCCAGGTAGGTGAAGCGCAACTCCGCGACCCGGGCCTCTTCTCCCACCCTGGCCAGCAGCGCCCGTGTCTTCGGCCCTTCACCCGTGGAGACCACCGCCCGTACCTTCGGGTCCTCGATGCGCAGACGGCCATTCGCGGCGGGCTCGAGCTTCCCCTGCGTCGCCTTCATCCGCTTCGCGGTGAGCGGGCCGTCCTCCTCCGTCTTCTTCATCGACACTCCTGGAGCCGTCGGGGGGGCGAGCAAGCCCAGCAGCGAGGCCAGGAGGATCGGCCGGCCCATCATGGCCGCTCCTCTCCCAGGAAACGGCCCAGCTCCGCCACGTGCGTCTTCAGCCAGGCCTGCTCGGCCCGCAGCCGCGCCAGCTCCAGCACCAGGTAGTCCCGGTAGCGGCGCACCTTCGCCGTCTCCATCGCCTGGAGCTCCCGCAGCTGTCCCTCCAGGTCCGTCATCAGCACCGACACCTCGCGCAGGCGCGCCTCCTCCGCCGAGTGCCCCGCACGCAGCTCGCGCACCAGCCGGGCCACCTCCTGGCTCACGCCCGCCACGTCCTCCTCGAGCAGGCGCCGGCGGCCCTCCCGGGCCCGCGCGTTCGCCGACGGCTGCCACAGGTTCCCCAGGTTGTACGAGACCGTCAGCATCCCGAAGAGCGGCACGTCCTGCGGCACGTTGATCAGCTCGTCGTAACCGCCCCGCAGCCGCACCTTCCACGCCGAAGCGCTCCGCTGGCTACCGGACTCCACCTCCACCCGATCATCCGCCGCGCGGAAGTCCCGCAACCACGTGGACAACGGCCGCTCGGCGGGGCGGGGCAGGGCGGCGAGCCGCTCGCGCTCCTTCGCCGTCTCGTACGCCAGCGACCGCAACCCATCCAGCCGCAGCTGCAGCGCGTTGAGCTCCTCGACCGTGGCCCGGCCTTCCTTCACCTCGTCGCGCAGCGAGGCCAGCAGTTGCCCGGCCTCGGGCAGGGCGGCCTCCAACACCCGCGCCCGAGCGGCCAGCGCGGCCTCGGCGCCCACGTCCGTGCCCCGCTTCACCGCCGCCTGCAAGGCCGAGAGCGCCCGGTACCGCTCGCACTCCGCATCCGCCCGGCGGCGGATCGACAGTCCCCGGTACAGCCCCACGAAGTCATATTCCACGCCCACCAGGAACCGCGGCGTCGGGCCGCCCAGGGGCCCGCCTTCGCTCCAGCCGGCGTCGCCCGCGTTCGCCACGCCCGCGCTCCCGAACACGTCCGGTGCGAGCAGCACCGCCGACTCGGCATCGCCCACCCCGCGCACGAAGGCGCAGTAGCCCGGAGCTCCCGCCTCTCCCTCCGGCTCCTGCGCCCCCGCGACTCCCGCTCCAAGGCCGGCCAGCACGCTCCATGCAACCGCCCACCGCATGCCCGTCTCCCTTTCGCGCTCCGGTCCTAGAGAAGCAGCGGAGGCCGCCCCAAGAGCAGCAGCTCGTCACGCGCCCAGCGCTCGTCGCGCAGCTTCAGCTCCACCATCACCCCGCGCAGCATCGTCTGGCGCACCGGGTGCTTCACCGTCACTTCGCCCTGCAGCACCTGGCCCACCATGCCCACTTCCCGGCACCACACCAGCTTGAGCGCGCACCGGTAGAGCGGCGTGCCAGGCCCCGCGTTCTCCAGGTTCTCGTACGGCACGAAGCCCACCGTCAGCCCCTGCTCGATCGCCTCCAGCCACGGCGAGCTGCGGATGGACGCCAGCAGCGCGTCGTAGCGCCCCACCGCCTCGTCCAGCGACTTGAGGCTCTCCGAGAGGTGGTGGCGCTCACTCTCCGCCCGCGCCACCTCCAGCACCGAGCGCGTGTACTCCCGCTCCAGGAGCAACACCTCGGCGTTGAGGCCCGTGCTCTTGCCCGCCAGCGAGGCGTCGAAGCCGTCCAGCTCGCGCTTCACCGCCTCCAGCTTCGTCTGCAGCTCCGCCGAGCCCTCCGCCAGTGACAGGTTGCTCTGCGCCATCTGCGCCAGCTGGTGGTTGGCCGTCAGGTGCTCCTCGCGCTCCACCAGCCGCGCGTTGTAGAGCGCCTCCGTGCGTGTGCGCGCCATGCCCGCGTAGGCCCGGTTGGACTCGGCGATCTCCCGCGCCGCCTCCTGGTACTCCTGGCGCAGCGTGGCCAGCCGGCGCAGCGCCTTGGCCCGCGCTGTGCGCTCGCTGCCCAGCGCCACCCGGAAGCGCTCCTGGAAGTCCTTCTCCATGCCCACCAGCCGCTCGGCCTGCTCCAGCCGGGATTCAAAGTCTCGCCGCTCCGCCAGCAGCTTGTCGCGCGAGGCCGCCTGCTGCGCCAGCTGCGCGTTGAGCTGGAGGATCTGCGGATCCGTGGGAGACACCACCGTGGGCGACAGCCACGAGTGGTTGACGAAGAAGAAGACCTGCACGCCCAGGTACGAGACGAGCCCGCCCAGGATGAGCGCCAGGAGCACCGTGCCCAGGGCCTTGTAGGCGTTGACCGCGGCCGTATTGAGTTTGTTGACGATGCGCTGGTTCATGATGTCGGACTCCCTCCAGCCGCGGACGGTGCGATCGCGGGGGGCACTGCCGGCACGGTGCTCGGATTGCCCCGCGTCTCCCAACTGCCCGAGTCCAGCGTGAACAACGCCAGCGGCGTGAAGAGCGCGTAGGTGACGGGCATCAGCAGCCCCATGGGCAGGAAGGACAGCGCCGGCACGCGCATCTCTGGAGGCAGGTCTCTCTTGTCAATGCGGTAGATCAGCCCCATGGCCCCCATGACGGACATGTGCAGAAGCAGCACACCCCAGAACTGCCCGTTGATGATGTTGTGGATGATGACGACGGGATAGGAGAGCAGCAGCGCCAGCTGTGCCACGTAGTGGACAGCCACCACCGGATGCAGCCTCCAGGCGTGGCTCAGTCCACAGATCATGTCCACCAGGTTGGAGCGCCGCCACCGCAACTGCTGCGAGAAGTAGCCCGCCAGCGTGGCCGGCGCCGCCGTCTGACACCACGCCTCCGTGGTGTACACCGTCTCGTAGCCCGCCTTGACTATCTGCCGCGTGAGGAAGCGGTCCTCCCCGTACTTGATGGGGACTCCAGCGATGTTGCGCGCCTCGAGGATGGGGTCCAGCTCCAGCAGCACCTGGCGCCGGTACGCGGTGAGGCACCCGGACAGACACAGCACCGAGCGGAAGCTGCGCTCCAGGTCCTTGAGCCACTCCTGGGCGAAGTAGAACTTGATTTCAATCATGCGCGTCATCCAGTTCTGATGACGGTTGGCCACGTAGGTGCGGCCACCCACCGCGGCGATGCGGGGGCTGACGAAGCGGCGCACCAGCTGGCGCACGGCGCTCGGGTGGACCACGACGTCGGAGTCCACCGAGACGATGATTTCGGCGGTGGCCTCGCGGACGGCGCGGGCGATGCCCTTGCGCTTGCCCATGTTGTGGGGGTTGCGCATGACCATGACGTTGGGGTGGCCCTCGGCGGCCTTGAGCGCCCAGGCATGGCTGTCGTCGGTGGAGCAGTCATCCACCACGCAGATGCTCAGCTTGTCGTGCGGGTAGTC
The sequence above is drawn from the Archangium gephyra genome and encodes:
- a CDS encoding zinc metalloprotease HtpX — encoded protein: MKNQIKTLLLLGVLSVVLIGIGAALGKGFLLGALVLSLAMNLGAYFYSDKLVLRMHGAQEVSPQEAPGLHRMVEELSARAGIPKPRVFLMNEAQPNAFATGRDPEHGVVAVTAGILEVLDERELRGVLAHELAHIKNRDILVSTIAAAVASAVTYMAHAVGMFGSMFLGRDEDEGEGLSPLQTLALALVAPLAATVIQLGISRSREYLADQTGGELSGDPEALASALRKLEAGAMALPVEGRPATASLFIVSPFAGMQSILSLFSTHPRTEERVRRLREQAMRMPAARGWSGDALPFAR
- a CDS encoding Rieske 2Fe-2S domain-containing protein; this translates as MQITFLGHAGFLIETQHALVVADPWLSPHGAFDSAWMQFPRNHDLAPLVREKLEHSPKERFLYISHEHKDHYDPDFLRTLTKRDFTVVIGRFRRTALRDEFVAYGAKRIITCEDSQEVPFKGGYLKLYLTDSGTNRDSALLVQADGQCFLNLNDCKIHDRLPALVAEEGPIDVFTAQFSGAIWHPTCYDYSREDYAEHSRQKRGSKFEAVARAMETVRPRVYLASAGPACFLDPSLFHINLEPVNIFPRASELFTFLQHRLAGKTPRLLEPMPGDVLDAGLGEMVTLAPERVTDENVSQYLRSYAALQTRVFRERRRNLMLEEVDRIHERLREEMQQKLEAFSLADRVMTPLYMGLIELPGQLIRVDFRSRRVEVVSEVRDLSRYTFISSAADIVRVLDRKLNWEDFLLSFRFRASRSPDVYDASLHNFLAAEIEDLRAMCDTTLATESRKERTVVTAGGMRYAVNRYCPHQGADLREGWVEEGRYLVCPRHRWRFDLQEGGSCGTNGCSIKAECLGKEKDEDSRGATVEQRPGM
- a CDS encoding glycosyltransferase translates to MELFPVHLLVLVVMMNRYVLGPLLRRVRGRWVDATDDGYQPTVTVVIPLFNEGEGIYHAVRSLLRQDYPHDKLSICVVDDCSTDDSHAWALKAAEGHPNVMVMRNPHNMGKRKGIARAVREATAEIIVSVDSDVVVHPSAVRQLVRRFVSPRIAAVGGRTYVANRHQNWMTRMIEIKFYFAQEWLKDLERSFRSVLCLSGCLTAYRRQVLLELDPILEARNIAGVPIKYGEDRFLTRQIVKAGYETVYTTEAWCQTAAPATLAGYFSQQLRWRRSNLVDMICGLSHAWRLHPVVAVHYVAQLALLLSYPVVIIHNIINGQFWGVLLLHMSVMGAMGLIYRIDKRDLPPEMRVPALSFLPMGLLMPVTYALFTPLALFTLDSGSWETRGNPSTVPAVPPAIAPSAAGGSPTS
- a CDS encoding TerC family protein; translated protein: MEMQSVGSPALWAGFILFVLLMLALDLGVFHRKTHEVKFKEALTWSGVWISLALVFNLGIWWKFGATPGMQFLTGYLIEKSLSIDNIFVFVVIFSALKIPALYQHRVLFWGILSALVLRAVMIFAGVAMLQRFHWLIYVFGAFLILTGVKLFLQRNKEEHPEDGAVMKLARRAIPSTPRFDKDHFFTVENGKKLATPLFMALVLVELTDVLFALDSIPAIFAVTTDPFLVFTSNIFAILGLRSLFFVLAGAVEKFSYLKVGLSAVLVFVGAKMALVDVVKVPPALSLGVIALLLGGSIVASLLKARALERAEADKPLASPRQPAQAAE